In uncultured Draconibacterium sp., a genomic segment contains:
- a CDS encoding ATP-dependent Clp protease adaptor ClpS, which translates to MTQKETKKIPKGDFKDGVVEENFLTLHNDDVHTFDYVIDALIDICKHGYEQATQCTMLVHYKGKCDVKKGAFDALKPLKDALIERELNATID; encoded by the coding sequence ATGACGCAGAAAGAGACAAAAAAAATCCCAAAAGGTGATTTTAAAGATGGAGTTGTTGAGGAGAATTTCCTGACTTTGCATAACGACGATGTGCACACATTCGATTATGTTATCGATGCTTTGATTGACATTTGCAAACATGGTTACGAGCAGGCTACACAATGTACAATGCTAGTGCATTACAAAGGCAAATGCGATGTAAAGAAAGGAGCTTTTGATGCACTAAAGCCACTGAAAGATGCATTGATCGAGCGCGAATTAAACGCAACTATTGACTAA
- a CDS encoding DUF4430 domain-containing protein, whose protein sequence is MNKKKIFCLNLLLACFIGLSAFASNGEKVTVEIDFGAGNHPKLKIETNWKEGLSALEALQFVAEVKTHPVGQYVFVDEIDGVKGEPNQSVWYYKINDVPAKKIAIDQPLENGDKITWIYKQDVCSPDKDK, encoded by the coding sequence ATGAACAAGAAAAAAATATTTTGCCTTAATCTGCTGTTGGCCTGTTTTATCGGATTATCGGCTTTTGCCAGCAACGGAGAAAAGGTTACTGTTGAAATAGATTTTGGAGCGGGAAACCATCCAAAACTGAAAATCGAGACAAATTGGAAAGAAGGGCTTTCAGCTTTGGAGGCCCTCCAGTTTGTTGCAGAAGTAAAAACCCACCCCGTGGGGCAATATGTTTTTGTCGATGAAATTGATGGCGTAAAAGGCGAGCCGAACCAAAGCGTTTGGTACTACAAAATTAATGACGTGCCTGCCAAAAAGATTGCCATCGACCAGCCCCTTGAAAACGGAGATAAAATAACCTGGATTTATAAACAAGATGTTTGTAGTCCGGACAAAGATAAGTAG
- the floA gene encoding flotillin-like protein FloA (flotillin-like protein involved in membrane lipid rafts), whose product MLVDAVGAWGLIIGAIVLLFIILYFIPIGLWFSALVSGVRISLLQLFLMRFRKVPPGVIVRAMIEGAKADVELSRDALEAHYLAGGHVARVVHALVSAAKANIELPFNMATAIDLAGRDVFEAVQMSVNPKVINTPPVTAVSKDGIQLIAKARVTVRANIKQLVGGAGEETVLARVGEGIVSSIGSSHSHKAVLENPDFISRVVLEKGLDAGTAFEILSIDIADIDIGKNIGAVLQMDQAEADKNIAQAKAEERRAMAIALEQENKATAQEMRAKVIEAEVQVPLAISEAFRSGNLGIMDYMKYKNIMADTTMRESIADEDKGKTDDQ is encoded by the coding sequence ATGTTAGTAGATGCAGTAGGTGCCTGGGGATTAATCATTGGGGCAATCGTATTACTTTTTATAATTCTCTATTTTATCCCAATAGGATTATGGTTTTCAGCGTTGGTATCGGGAGTACGAATTTCACTCTTACAGTTGTTCCTAATGCGTTTCCGTAAGGTACCTCCGGGAGTTATTGTACGTGCAATGATTGAAGGAGCAAAAGCCGATGTTGAATTAAGTCGCGATGCTTTAGAAGCACATTACCTGGCCGGTGGTCACGTAGCGAGAGTTGTTCATGCATTGGTATCTGCAGCAAAGGCAAACATCGAACTACCTTTTAATATGGCTACCGCCATTGACCTTGCGGGTCGCGATGTTTTTGAAGCCGTGCAAATGTCGGTAAATCCGAAAGTAATTAATACTCCTCCCGTAACTGCTGTTTCAAAAGACGGCATCCAGCTCATTGCAAAAGCAAGGGTTACCGTTCGGGCAAATATTAAACAATTGGTTGGTGGAGCCGGAGAAGAAACAGTACTCGCTCGCGTAGGTGAAGGAATTGTTTCGTCAATCGGTTCTTCGCATTCGCATAAAGCTGTTTTAGAAAATCCTGATTTTATTTCGCGCGTTGTGCTTGAAAAAGGGTTGGATGCAGGAACAGCATTTGAAATATTATCGATTGATATTGCCGACATCGACATAGGTAAAAACATTGGAGCAGTGCTTCAAATGGACCAGGCTGAGGCCGATAAGAACATTGCGCAGGCTAAAGCAGAGGAACGCCGTGCCATGGCAATTGCCCTGGAACAGGAAAATAAAGCTACAGCACAAGAAATGAGGGCCAAGGTTATTGAGGCTGAAGTTCAGGTACCACTGGCAATTTCGGAGGCCTTCCGTAGTGGAAACCTTGGAATTATGGATTATATGAAATACAAAAACATAATGGCCGATACTACCATGCGTGAGTCGATTGCCGATGAAGACAAAGGTAAAACAGACGATCAATAA
- a CDS encoding cobyric acid synthase — protein MTKTKTYRPIMFVGTGSDVGKSVVNAGFCRIFKQDGLTPAPFKAQNMSLNSFPTPDGLEIGRAQAVQAEACGIDCRVEMNPVLLKPTGYLDSQIVLNGKPWANKSAKAYFNETDRDFLFNEAMQAFSRLENEFNPIVVEGAGSISEVNLWEKDITNMRVAVEKNAATYLIADIDKGGVFGSVYGTMLLLPEQERKLVKGIIINKFRGDISLFEDGAKKLEELCGVPVVGIIPHFRDIYIDDEDSVVVDKKQFKAIEGKTNIAVVLLRHMSNFTDFNFLEQLPEVNLFYAASPDDIDEADIVLLPGSKNTISDMLFLQKQGMANAVKKAHEQGKAVYGICGGFQMMGEWIADPNHVEGHIEKVPGLGILPVKTILTEEKVTDQCTFSFQNNEEGKGYEIHMGETVAAHESPVCLINGSKPDGYYLNEQTWGTYIHGIFDNISVVNRILKESGKPVSTQLDFQQFKEEQYDKLATLIRENVDMKYIYKSMEIE, from the coding sequence ATGACTAAAACAAAAACATACCGTCCGATAATGTTTGTCGGCACCGGCTCCGATGTCGGCAAAAGTGTTGTTAACGCCGGATTTTGCCGCATCTTTAAACAGGATGGTTTAACTCCTGCGCCGTTTAAGGCACAAAACATGTCGCTGAATAGTTTCCCGACTCCCGATGGTTTGGAAATTGGTCGAGCCCAGGCTGTTCAGGCCGAAGCATGTGGTATTGATTGCCGCGTTGAAATGAATCCGGTGCTGCTAAAGCCAACGGGTTACCTAGATTCGCAGATTGTGTTGAACGGTAAACCCTGGGCCAATAAATCGGCAAAAGCATATTTTAACGAAACCGACCGCGATTTTTTGTTCAACGAAGCGATGCAGGCTTTTTCGAGATTAGAGAACGAATTTAATCCGATTGTTGTGGAAGGCGCCGGAAGTATTTCGGAAGTAAACCTTTGGGAAAAAGACATCACCAATATGCGGGTGGCCGTTGAGAAAAATGCGGCCACTTATCTTATTGCTGATATCGATAAAGGGGGTGTGTTCGGAAGTGTTTATGGTACCATGTTGCTGCTGCCCGAGCAGGAGCGAAAACTGGTGAAAGGCATCATCATTAATAAATTCAGAGGTGATATTTCGTTGTTCGAGGATGGCGCTAAAAAACTGGAAGAACTTTGTGGTGTGCCGGTGGTTGGTATCATCCCGCATTTCCGCGATATTTATATCGATGACGAAGACTCGGTGGTGGTCGATAAAAAGCAGTTTAAAGCTATAGAGGGAAAAACAAATATTGCCGTGGTTTTGCTACGTCACATGTCAAACTTTACCGATTTTAATTTTCTGGAACAATTACCGGAGGTAAACCTGTTTTATGCAGCGTCGCCCGATGATATCGATGAGGCCGATATTGTGCTATTACCCGGTTCAAAAAATACTATTTCGGATATGCTGTTTCTCCAAAAACAGGGAATGGCAAATGCTGTAAAAAAAGCGCATGAACAGGGAAAAGCTGTTTACGGAATTTGTGGAGGTTTCCAAATGATGGGGGAGTGGATTGCTGATCCGAACCACGTGGAAGGTCATATTGAAAAAGTACCGGGGCTTGGAATTTTACCGGTTAAAACGATTCTCACGGAAGAGAAGGTAACCGATCAGTGCACTTTTTCTTTTCAAAACAATGAGGAAGGAAAGGGCTACGAAATTCATATGGGCGAAACTGTCGCAGCTCATGAAAGTCCGGTTTGTTTAATCAACGGAAGTAAACCTGATGGCTATTATCTGAATGAGCAAACCTGGGGAACCTATATTCATGGCATTTTTGATAATATAAGTGTCGTTAACCGAATTTTGAAAGAATCGGGTAAGCCGGTTTCTACTCAGCTGGATTTTCAACAATTTAAAGAGGAGCAATACGACAAACTGGCCACGCTGATCAGGGAAAATGTAGATATGAAATACATTTATAAATCGATGGAAATTGAATGA
- the cobC gene encoding alpha-ribazole phosphatase, translating to MKIYAIRHTSVDVKPGICYGQTDVDVAESFYEEQNHLLRELERVTFDSVLSSPLLRCRKLAESLFPDLEIHFDSRLKELNFGDWEMLSWDEIYAQPEGKIWMDNYQTLPTKNGESYPEMVERVSAFIREIEKREVENIAIVAHAGVIRILKSLIEDVPISQLFENFKPAYASVTVFEINKHD from the coding sequence ATGAAGATATACGCGATTCGACATACCAGCGTAGATGTAAAACCGGGCATTTGTTACGGGCAAACCGATGTTGATGTGGCCGAATCATTTTATGAAGAACAAAATCACTTGTTACGGGAATTGGAAAGGGTGACTTTTGATTCCGTGTTGTCGAGCCCCTTGTTACGTTGCCGGAAACTGGCCGAAAGTCTTTTCCCAGATTTGGAAATACATTTTGATTCGCGTTTGAAAGAATTAAATTTTGGCGATTGGGAGATGCTGTCGTGGGATGAAATATACGCCCAACCTGAAGGTAAAATCTGGATGGACAATTATCAAACATTACCAACAAAAAATGGTGAATCGTACCCTGAGATGGTGGAGCGTGTTTCGGCATTTATTCGTGAAATTGAAAAGCGAGAGGTTGAGAATATTGCCATTGTTGCCCATGCCGGAGTAATTCGCATTTTAAAAAGTTTGATTGAAGATGTACCCATTTCCCAACTCTTCGAAAATTTTAAACCGGCCTACGCCAGTGTTACCGTATTCGAAATAAATAAACATGACTAA
- the cobU gene encoding bifunctional adenosylcobinamide kinase/adenosylcobinamide-phosphate guanylyltransferase, with protein MAQITFITGGQRSGKSSFAQKQAEESSAAPVYLATARIWDEDFHQRVKRHQSDRDEQWTTIEEEIEISKHDLSGKTVLLDCITLWLTNIFYENKNDVNASLEIAKQEWDKFINQDMKLFVVSNELGMGVHPENELARKFADLQGWMNQYIASSANEVFLMVSGIPVQVKGISNDD; from the coding sequence ATGGCACAAATTACATTTATAACAGGCGGTCAGCGTTCGGGTAAAAGCAGCTTTGCACAAAAACAGGCTGAAGAAAGTTCGGCGGCTCCGGTATATCTGGCAACTGCCCGTATCTGGGACGAAGATTTTCATCAGCGGGTAAAACGCCATCAGTCCGATCGTGACGAACAGTGGACGACCATCGAAGAGGAAATTGAAATCAGTAAGCATGATTTGTCAGGGAAAACAGTGTTGCTGGATTGTATAACGCTGTGGCTTACCAATATTTTTTATGAAAATAAAAATGATGTGAATGCCAGCCTCGAAATTGCCAAACAAGAATGGGATAAATTTATCAATCAGGACATGAAGCTTTTTGTAGTAAGCAACGAGCTGGGAATGGGCGTTCATCCCGAAAATGAACTAGCCAGAAAATTTGCCGACTTGCAAGGCTGGATGAACCAGTATATTGCCAGTTCGGCCAACGAAGTTTTTCTGATGGTTTCGGGAATCCCTGTTCAAGTTAAAGGAATTTCGAATGATGATTAA
- the cbiB gene encoding adenosylcobinamide-phosphate synthase CbiB — MNEHLDLIIPLLAGFALDCLLGDPHSLPHPIRWFGKAISVGEAKLNRGSNRKIKGTLLASFLILCTYFFLKIGLTVLSAYQNLFFVVSSLFVFYGLANRSLIQEALRVIAKLEKEGLEAGRRQLSMIVGRETAELSEDQTRTAVLETLAENLSDGVIAPLFFYFVGGVPAMLAYKMANTLDSMIAYKNERYKDFGFFAAKLDDVLNFIPARLTAILMAVVGFNFRAIRFIYKYGRKHASPNAGYPEAALAGILNCRFGGPNRYHGKLVEKPFIGENPRPVSTNDVYKACVINVAATLVLIGFFILWLV, encoded by the coding sequence TTGAATGAGCATCTTGATCTAATTATTCCACTTTTGGCTGGTTTTGCACTTGATTGTCTCCTTGGGGATCCACATTCTTTGCCGCATCCTATCCGTTGGTTTGGCAAGGCAATTTCTGTAGGCGAAGCAAAGTTAAATCGTGGATCAAACAGAAAGATAAAAGGAACTTTGCTGGCTTCTTTTTTGATTCTTTGCACTTACTTTTTTTTAAAAATCGGTTTAACGGTTTTATCTGCTTATCAAAACCTCTTCTTCGTTGTTTCCTCGTTATTTGTTTTTTACGGATTAGCCAACCGGTCGCTTATTCAGGAAGCTTTGCGCGTGATCGCGAAACTGGAAAAGGAAGGATTGGAAGCCGGCCGCCGACAATTATCTATGATCGTTGGCCGCGAAACGGCAGAGTTAAGCGAAGATCAGACCAGAACGGCAGTTTTGGAGACGCTGGCCGAAAACCTCAGCGATGGGGTAATTGCTCCCTTGTTTTTTTATTTCGTTGGCGGAGTGCCCGCAATGCTGGCTTATAAAATGGCAAATACCCTCGATTCGATGATCGCTTATAAAAATGAACGCTACAAAGATTTTGGATTTTTTGCTGCAAAGCTTGATGATGTATTGAATTTTATTCCTGCACGATTAACTGCAATTTTAATGGCTGTGGTAGGTTTTAACTTTCGGGCGATCCGATTCATCTACAAATATGGACGAAAACATGCAAGTCCAAATGCCGGTTATCCCGAGGCCGCGTTGGCCGGCATCCTCAATTGCCGTTTTGGCGGCCCAAACCGTTATCATGGGAAATTAGTTGAAAAGCCTTTTATTGGAGAGAATCCAAGACCGGTATCAACGAATGATGTTTACAAAGCTTGCGTGATTAATGTGGCGGCAACATTGGTGCTCATCGGGTTTTTCATTCTATGGTTGGTATAA
- a CDS encoding NfeD family protein codes for MSILAIILLILLGLLLLLIEFAVIPGVTIAGIGGFLLLGGAVYVAFAEYGTLAGFITLAAVLILAPAMIYYFFKSRAGKKMILEKNIVGKVDLINREKIVVGETGKSIGRLAPMGKVKVNGEIVEAQSTGAFIDHNTEIRVLKIESNKIIVEPLNK; via the coding sequence ATGAGCATTCTTGCTATTATTTTACTAATTCTTCTCGGCCTGCTCCTGTTACTCATCGAGTTTGCAGTTATTCCGGGAGTTACCATCGCCGGAATTGGCGGTTTTCTTCTTTTAGGAGGAGCAGTGTATGTGGCTTTTGCCGAATACGGAACACTTGCAGGTTTTATAACACTGGCCGCAGTTCTTATTCTCGCCCCGGCAATGATTTACTACTTCTTTAAATCGCGGGCAGGGAAAAAAATGATCCTGGAAAAGAATATTGTAGGAAAAGTTGACCTTATTAACAGGGAGAAGATTGTTGTGGGCGAAACCGGTAAATCGATTGGAAGATTAGCACCAATGGGAAAAGTAAAAGTGAATGGCGAGATAGTGGAAGCACAATCAACCGGAGCTTTCATCGACCACAATACCGAAATTAGAGTTTTGAAAATTGAATCCAATAAAATTATTGTAGAACCTTTAAATAAATAA
- a CDS encoding PKD domain-containing protein, with protein MKNRFKILMFLVVLAFAFTACDDDDPASVVAGFTYAPEENIQAGDTVFFTNTSVEAAGYEWSFGDTETSTEANPFHIYTEPGIYDVMLIAVNGGVSNTVTHQVNVDASLAFIVNAGNWSGDKSTITAYNKYKDEVINQYYHSVNGLDITSNIQFAYNYNGKIYMMGNTADQVFWVDAKTFEQTENGITDQIVGPRNCQALGDYLYVSCWGGSVYNDPTLSYIAKVDLSAGEVVKTIPVHYGPEGLAIAGNKLYAALNYKNQVAVLNLDTDDVSYIDLPEGNIPSYFEKDDQDNLYINLGVAYGDETTQTGIGYINTSSDEFEAKYNLDGVSSMNYVDVFEFNDDFSKLYIVTTGGYGMPGGVSVFDVASKSFEAEKFIDGVNGLNGLGYYDDKLFCFFSDNVTSNGRVATYSPDGTELNEYTTGIAPFMLLDVE; from the coding sequence ATGAAAAACCGATTTAAAATTTTGATGTTTTTGGTGGTGTTGGCCTTTGCCTTCACTGCTTGCGATGACGATGATCCGGCAAGTGTTGTGGCTGGTTTTACTTATGCCCCCGAGGAAAATATTCAGGCAGGAGATACTGTGTTCTTTACCAATACGTCAGTAGAGGCAGCCGGTTATGAGTGGAGCTTTGGCGACACTGAAACTTCAACTGAAGCCAACCCATTTCATATTTACACCGAACCGGGAATTTATGATGTTATGCTGATTGCAGTGAACGGAGGGGTGAGCAATACGGTCACTCATCAGGTGAATGTTGATGCATCTCTGGCCTTTATTGTTAATGCCGGTAACTGGTCGGGAGATAAATCAACCATTACGGCTTACAATAAATATAAGGATGAGGTAATCAATCAGTATTACCATTCTGTAAATGGATTGGATATCACTTCAAATATTCAGTTTGCGTACAACTATAATGGTAAAATTTATATGATGGGAAATACTGCCGATCAGGTTTTTTGGGTTGATGCAAAAACATTTGAGCAGACCGAAAATGGAATTACCGATCAAATTGTGGGGCCCCGTAACTGTCAGGCGCTGGGTGATTACCTGTATGTTTCGTGCTGGGGAGGTTCAGTGTACAATGATCCGACTCTCTCGTACATTGCCAAAGTGGATTTATCTGCCGGAGAAGTGGTGAAAACTATTCCGGTGCATTATGGCCCGGAAGGACTGGCTATTGCCGGAAACAAATTGTATGCTGCATTAAATTATAAGAACCAGGTAGCGGTACTCAACCTGGATACAGATGATGTTTCATACATCGATCTTCCTGAAGGCAACATTCCTTCGTATTTTGAAAAGGATGATCAGGATAACCTGTATATCAACCTGGGAGTTGCATACGGCGATGAAACCACACAAACAGGTATCGGCTATATCAATACTTCTTCTGATGAATTTGAAGCCAAGTACAATCTGGATGGCGTTAGCAGCATGAACTATGTTGATGTTTTTGAATTTAATGATGACTTCTCAAAATTATATATCGTAACTACCGGTGGTTATGGAATGCCTGGAGGAGTGTCAGTCTTCGATGTGGCGTCAAAAAGTTTCGAGGCCGAAAAATTTATCGATGGAGTAAATGGCTTGAATGGTTTGGGCTACTACGATGATAAATTGTTTTGTTTCTTTTCAGATAATGTAACTTCTAACGGAAGGGTGGCAACCTACTCACCCGACGGTACCGAACTGAATGAATACACAACAGGTATTGCGCCATTCATGCTATTGGATGTTGAATAA
- a CDS encoding adenosylcobinamide-GDP ribazoletransferase yields MRNELKIFLTALMFYTRIPVGRIEGWTEKMLNKSTRYFPIIGWIVGGVGAMVYFAFGAVLPVTLAVALSMVATILLTGAFHEDGFADFCDGFGGGYTPERILEIMKDSRIGTYGTVGLLSVLAIKFLALSHIDTIRIPFILIAGHALSRVFPVLLIYSSAYARLDASSKTKPVGKADSLFSLLFALVAGGFSLWFLAWQETVLVVAILLTVTFFFRNYITRKLGGYTGDVLGALQQLCEVFFYLCILACQNII; encoded by the coding sequence ATGAGAAACGAACTAAAAATATTCCTCACCGCCCTGATGTTTTACACCCGAATACCGGTGGGCCGGATTGAAGGCTGGACAGAGAAAATGTTGAACAAATCAACGCGCTACTTTCCGATAATCGGATGGATTGTTGGAGGAGTTGGTGCAATGGTTTATTTTGCTTTTGGTGCAGTGCTGCCTGTTACGCTGGCAGTGGCACTCAGCATGGTGGCCACAATTCTGCTAACCGGTGCATTTCACGAGGATGGTTTTGCCGATTTCTGCGATGGTTTTGGTGGTGGTTACACACCCGAACGTATTCTCGAAATTATGAAAGACAGCCGGATCGGCACCTACGGAACGGTAGGACTCCTGTCGGTTCTGGCGATAAAATTTCTGGCCTTATCGCATATCGATACAATACGGATTCCTTTTATATTAATTGCCGGGCATGCATTAAGTCGTGTCTTTCCGGTGTTGCTGATTTATTCTTCGGCCTATGCACGGTTGGATGCCAGTAGTAAAACCAAGCCTGTTGGTAAAGCCGATTCATTGTTCTCCTTGTTATTTGCTTTGGTTGCCGGAGGATTTTCTTTATGGTTTCTTGCCTGGCAGGAAACGGTTTTGGTTGTTGCCATTTTGCTCACCGTTACCTTTTTCTTCCGAAATTATATCACACGCAAATTAGGTGGCTACACCGGCGATGTTTTGGGCGCCCTGCAGCAATTGTGCGAAGTGTTTTTCTATTTGTGTATTCTTGCCTGTCAAAATATAATATGA
- the cobT gene encoding nicotinate-nucleotide--dimethylbenzimidazole phosphoribosyltransferase: protein MTLKDQLQHKIDNKTKPLGSLGMLEAIALQIGLVQNTLSPKIEKPAHLVFAADHGLADEGISPYPKDVTWQMVMNFCSGGASINVFCRQNEMELKVFDVGVDYEFPAELPVIKTKVANGSRNMRKEPAMSTKEYQAAMEVGAKAVRDEAAKGCNTIGCGEMGIGNTSPSSLLMHKFTGHSLEDCTGRGSGLGHEQVDRKTRILKEIAAKYNPTTPEEVLATFGGLEIAAMTGAYLEAKKQNMLILIDGFIATAAVLTAIQMDPAVKDNCVFCHSSDEKGHKLMLDHLGAKPLLQLGMRLGEGTGVAVAMPLVKSAVNFLNEMSSMEDAGVSNKD, encoded by the coding sequence ATGACATTAAAAGATCAACTTCAACACAAAATAGATAACAAAACCAAGCCACTCGGATCGCTGGGCATGCTTGAAGCAATCGCCCTGCAAATAGGGCTGGTACAAAATACCCTGTCTCCAAAAATTGAAAAACCGGCACACCTTGTTTTTGCTGCCGATCATGGTCTGGCCGACGAAGGAATCAGTCCGTACCCAAAAGATGTTACCTGGCAAATGGTTATGAATTTCTGCTCAGGCGGTGCTTCCATCAACGTTTTTTGCCGTCAGAACGAAATGGAGCTGAAAGTTTTTGATGTGGGGGTAGATTACGAATTTCCGGCAGAACTTCCGGTGATTAAAACAAAAGTTGCAAACGGAAGCCGTAACATGCGAAAAGAGCCTGCTATGAGCACTAAAGAATACCAGGCTGCCATGGAAGTTGGTGCCAAAGCCGTTCGCGACGAGGCTGCCAAAGGTTGTAATACCATCGGTTGTGGCGAAATGGGAATTGGAAACACTTCGCCTTCGTCGTTGTTAATGCACAAATTTACGGGCCATTCTTTGGAAGATTGTACCGGCCGCGGTTCGGGTTTGGGACACGAACAGGTAGATCGCAAAACAAGAATCCTGAAAGAAATTGCAGCGAAATATAATCCCACGACACCTGAAGAAGTTTTGGCAACTTTCGGCGGACTCGAAATTGCTGCGATGACCGGAGCTTACCTTGAGGCGAAAAAGCAAAATATGCTGATTCTTATCGATGGTTTTATTGCCACCGCTGCTGTGCTTACCGCCATACAGATGGACCCGGCTGTAAAAGATAATTGTGTATTTTGCCACAGTTCCGACGAAAAAGGACATAAACTGATGTTGGACCACCTGGGGGCAAAACCGTTACTTCAGTTGGGAATGCGACTGGGCGAAGGAACCGGAGTTGCAGTGGCAATGCCGCTGGTAAAATCGGCTGTTAATTTCCTGAATGAAATGAGCAGCATGGAAGACGCCGGCGTAAGTAATAAAGATTAA